In Arcanobacterium wilhelmae, the following are encoded in one genomic region:
- a CDS encoding response regulator, protein MIIDDHEVVRRGIAEVVERADGLTVVAEAGTVAEAVRRAELMHPQVALVDLRLPDGTGIDILRKFAEVAPDVAPIILTSFDDDDALAEALAAGARAYLLKSVRGAEITEVIRAVAEGRVLLDDRTITRHREDHDDPTVDLTPSERRVLELIGDGLSNREIGDKLGVAEKTVKNHITSLLAKMGMKRRTQVAAWVAGQRAAGWRNQN, encoded by the coding sequence ATGATTATCGACGACCACGAGGTGGTTCGCCGCGGCATCGCAGAGGTTGTGGAACGTGCGGACGGGCTCACTGTGGTGGCCGAAGCTGGCACGGTGGCTGAGGCGGTTCGCCGCGCAGAGCTGATGCACCCGCAAGTTGCGCTCGTGGATCTTCGCCTTCCGGACGGCACAGGTATCGATATTTTGCGCAAGTTTGCTGAAGTTGCGCCCGACGTCGCCCCGATCATCCTCACCTCCTTCGACGACGACGACGCTCTCGCCGAGGCGCTCGCCGCGGGCGCACGTGCGTACCTGCTCAAGTCGGTGCGTGGCGCCGAGATCACTGAGGTGATCCGCGCTGTTGCTGAGGGGCGTGTGCTCCTTGACGATCGCACGATTACTCGCCACCGCGAAGACCACGACGATCCGACGGTTGATCTGACGCCGTCGGAGCGCCGCGTCCTCGAGCTGATTGGCGATGGCCTGTCCAACCGCGAGATTGGCGACAAACTCGGCGTTGCGGAGAAGACGGTGAAGAACCACATCACGTCGCTGTTGGCGAAGATGGGCATGAAGCGCCGCACGCAGGTGGCCGCCTGGGTGGCCGGCCAGCGAGCCGCCGGTTGGCGCAACCAGAATTAG
- a CDS encoding ABC transporter ATP-binding protein encodes MNLEIEEGHSYSIMGRSGSGKTSLISIIGMLNMRVEGGYHYHGRNVRDLSDRERAKLRADKIGFVFQNYSLIAHMRVWENVALPLMYAKSVPRTELRPRALEALEEVGLAKRAHDYPSRLSGGEQQRVAIARALVSDPELMICDEPTGALDRSTGDRVMETLLTLISEKSVTLVMVTHDREIARMCENQLVMDVGRVRHV; translated from the coding sequence GTGAATCTCGAAATCGAGGAAGGGCATTCGTACTCGATCATGGGCCGTTCCGGATCGGGAAAAACATCGTTAATCTCGATCATCGGGATGTTGAATATGAGGGTTGAAGGCGGATACCACTATCACGGGCGGAATGTTCGTGATCTATCTGATCGTGAACGGGCGAAGCTACGAGCAGACAAAATTGGATTCGTTTTCCAAAACTACTCATTGATTGCGCACATGCGTGTTTGGGAGAATGTCGCGCTACCGCTGATGTACGCAAAATCCGTGCCGCGTACAGAACTACGTCCGCGTGCGCTCGAAGCTCTTGAAGAAGTCGGTTTAGCAAAACGTGCTCACGACTATCCCTCGAGGCTTTCGGGTGGAGAGCAACAGCGTGTCGCTATCGCTCGAGCCTTGGTATCCGATCCGGAACTGATGATTTGTGACGAGCCAACTGGTGCATTGGACCGCTCGACAGGAGATCGGGTGATGGAAACTTTACTGACTCTGATCTCAGAGAAAAGTGTCACCCTTGTGATGGTCACCCATGATCGAGAGATTGCACGCATGTGTGAAAACCAGCTCGTCATGGATGTAGGGAGAGTGCGTCATGTTTAG
- a CDS encoding ABC transporter permease — protein sequence MFRMVLQDIRTSRLRTSITAFSIFIGVIAVVFSVLIGTMGKSYLESTIAQKSGRSVTYKADLTDASLTTTALARLDQRVTAMKGIDGTIVIEMPDTLMSLVPGKSQNSDEAATVNGHDTHSAHVVFTDPEYSTVYSVPMDRGQWFQRTDAPTAASIIVNKKLAQDLKGAQTVSAYIGNLRTPMMMRIQGVVNDGEMDEAKVYLRHDQAQTFFRGLAEQGSVSLRLHPRSEGMSQEEVRSRAADIVFDIFGDQKFEFVTTNDGNQFVGVIEFLQLAFLLVSAVILFVSMLGLLNISIASTEQKTRELLIRRAVGASRGSIFVLVLSSIVLLTVAVSILAVGISVVIVQFLPLLVPHDSPIDIPGYPYTAAIAGIGSAVVTGLLAGLIPAYQAARLEPALVLR from the coding sequence ATGTTTAGGATGGTGCTCCAAGATATTCGAACTTCTCGTTTACGTACATCGATCACGGCGTTTTCGATTTTCATTGGAGTAATCGCTGTAGTGTTCTCGGTCCTCATTGGGACGATGGGAAAGAGCTACCTCGAATCCACGATTGCGCAGAAATCCGGACGTTCGGTGACGTATAAAGCTGATCTCACTGATGCTTCTTTGACTACTACAGCGCTCGCTCGGCTTGATCAGCGTGTCACGGCCATGAAAGGAATTGACGGAACAATCGTCATCGAGATGCCCGATACTTTGATGAGCCTGGTTCCCGGAAAGTCACAGAATTCAGACGAAGCAGCTACGGTGAACGGTCACGATACACATTCGGCGCATGTAGTTTTTACCGATCCGGAATACTCAACAGTGTATTCGGTACCGATGGACCGAGGCCAATGGTTCCAGCGGACGGATGCTCCTACGGCTGCTTCGATAATCGTCAATAAAAAACTTGCCCAAGATTTGAAAGGTGCTCAGACCGTCTCAGCTTATATTGGGAATTTACGGACGCCGATGATGATGCGGATACAGGGCGTTGTCAACGATGGGGAAATGGATGAGGCGAAAGTGTATCTTCGACACGATCAAGCCCAAACATTCTTCCGAGGGCTTGCCGAGCAAGGCAGTGTCTCACTCCGCCTTCATCCGCGCAGCGAGGGTATGAGTCAAGAAGAGGTTCGCAGTCGCGCCGCTGATATTGTTTTCGATATTTTTGGTGATCAAAAGTTTGAGTTTGTGACGACCAATGACGGAAACCAGTTCGTAGGCGTGATTGAGTTCTTGCAACTCGCCTTCCTCCTGGTATCTGCCGTGATCCTTTTCGTCTCGATGTTGGGTTTGCTCAACATCAGTATCGCGTCGACGGAACAGAAAACTCGTGAGCTCTTGATTCGACGCGCGGTTGGGGCCTCCCGAGGTTCCATTTTTGTCCTCGTGCTGTCCTCGATTGTACTTCTGACCGTGGCGGTATCGATCCTCGCCGTGGGGATCAGTGTGGTCATTGTTCAGTTTCTTCCGCTCCTTGTCCCTCACGATTCTCCAATTGATATCCCCGGGTATCCGTACACCGCTGCGATTGCCGGGATCGGTAGCGCCGTAGTGACAGGGCTACTCGCCGGACTAATTCCTGCTTACCAAGCGGCCCGCCTAGAGCCAGCTCTTGTTCTTCGATGA
- a CDS encoding GAF domain-containing sensor histidine kinase, whose translation MSLMDVITEALALTGNLERDKALHYLADSARMLTGAEFSAISVLDSHGETMEFFQSGLDEETAKALGRPPRGHGLFHRVPPFGYLIDNDLPPEPRKPHKPEHPPLNSFLGVSIPIDQQVWGRLYLTNKPGGFTDDDGANMRLLARAAAIAVTNSRLYAQARNRAGWLNATQHIVSALLEGTDEDEALEVITHEMRLAAEADAAVMVLPSINNTWVGEIVDGDAGDLLGVEFPPNGRAQTTISEQSGMVIDSMQRLRTIRLDQMRQWGPALYAPLIAKGSGKGVIILLRRPGKKEFNLHDLAMGESAAKQAAIALELAEARFASELAAELDQRSRISRDLHDLAIQQLFASGMHITAVKEDLEQRDLPAEVFDSLNHAIKAIDDSVSQIRAIVRRLRDSESSAAVAPRLADEASKARELLGFAPSLIITWNGEPFETENEMTLIDDAVGADIADDVVAVVREGLSNAARHAHASSVSVHVDTSPDELVVEVADDGDGITPTLGRRSGTSNLAARARRHRGEFSLGPREGAKGTVMRWSVPLR comes from the coding sequence ATGAGCTTGATGGATGTTATTACCGAGGCGCTCGCCCTCACAGGCAATCTGGAGCGCGACAAGGCTCTCCACTACCTTGCCGATTCCGCGCGTATGCTCACCGGCGCCGAGTTTTCCGCTATCTCCGTGCTCGATTCGCACGGCGAAACGATGGAGTTTTTCCAATCCGGGCTCGATGAGGAAACCGCAAAAGCACTTGGCCGCCCGCCGCGCGGCCACGGCCTTTTCCATCGTGTCCCACCGTTCGGATACTTGATCGACAACGATCTGCCGCCCGAACCACGCAAGCCTCACAAGCCCGAGCATCCGCCGCTCAACTCGTTCCTCGGTGTGTCGATTCCGATCGATCAGCAGGTATGGGGGCGCTTGTACCTGACAAACAAACCGGGCGGTTTTACCGACGACGACGGTGCGAACATGCGCCTTCTCGCGCGGGCCGCGGCGATCGCCGTCACCAACTCGCGCCTGTACGCACAGGCCCGCAACCGTGCAGGCTGGCTCAACGCCACCCAACATATTGTGTCCGCACTCCTCGAAGGTACGGACGAGGACGAAGCACTTGAGGTAATCACGCACGAGATGCGCCTGGCGGCCGAGGCCGACGCGGCCGTGATGGTGCTCCCCTCGATTAACAACACGTGGGTGGGCGAGATTGTCGACGGCGATGCAGGCGATCTGCTTGGAGTCGAGTTCCCGCCGAACGGGCGTGCGCAAACGACGATCTCGGAGCAGTCGGGCATGGTGATCGATTCGATGCAGCGCCTGCGCACGATTCGCCTGGACCAGATGCGCCAGTGGGGGCCGGCTCTCTACGCGCCGCTGATCGCGAAGGGTTCTGGTAAGGGCGTGATTATTTTGCTGCGCCGCCCGGGGAAGAAAGAGTTCAACCTCCACGATTTGGCGATGGGCGAGAGTGCAGCGAAGCAGGCCGCGATCGCGCTCGAGCTGGCGGAGGCACGGTTCGCCTCTGAGCTTGCCGCTGAGCTCGATCAGCGCTCGCGCATCTCGCGCGATCTGCATGATCTCGCGATCCAGCAGCTGTTCGCCTCCGGCATGCATATCACTGCGGTGAAGGAAGATCTCGAGCAGCGCGATCTGCCCGCTGAGGTGTTCGATTCTCTCAACCACGCGATCAAGGCGATTGACGATTCGGTCTCGCAGATCCGTGCGATTGTGCGCCGCCTGCGCGATTCTGAGTCCTCGGCCGCGGTGGCGCCGCGCCTTGCGGACGAAGCTTCAAAGGCGCGCGAGCTCCTTGGCTTCGCACCCTCGCTCATCATCACGTGGAACGGCGAGCCGTTCGAAACAGAGAACGAGATGACACTGATCGACGACGCCGTCGGCGCCGATATCGCCGACGACGTCGTCGCAGTTGTCCGCGAAGGTCTGTCCAATGCAGCCCGCCACGCGCACGCATCTTCCGTTTCTGTTCACGTGGACACCTCCCCTGACGAACTGGTGGTGGAAGTCGCCGACGACGGTGATGGCATCACCCCGACGCTCGGCCGACGCTCGGGCACCTCAAACCTGGCGGCGCGCGCACGCAGACACCGCGGAGAGTTTTCACTTGGCCCCCGTGAAGGCGCGAAAGGTACGGTCATGCGCTGGAGCGTACCGCTGCGCTAA